A genomic stretch from Frigoribacterium sp. PvP032 includes:
- a CDS encoding gamma-glutamyl-gamma-aminobutyrate hydrolase family protein has product MTSSHVRPGSAADVVAAPMLAVVEVTAHRPHAASYHAYVQTLNERIVEAATDFGWDARRFAAGDLGVAELLRVTEGASAVVIAGGEDLDPTVWGGRRGYEGEGRHDEEADAGQVALVRRALVRSTPLLGICRGHQVIDVALGGTLVPHLDDDHGTHRGSGPVESLMVDHDVELVPGSRVALALGDTTARVRSAHHQAVGRVGEGLRVVARTADGGIEAVEHETAPITGVQWHPEDRGADRTQLPLLLSFLAEQAAALSRVA; this is encoded by the coding sequence ATGACCTCCTCACACGTCCGCCCCGGGTCCGCTGCCGACGTCGTCGCGGCCCCGATGCTGGCCGTGGTCGAGGTGACGGCGCACCGTCCGCACGCCGCGAGCTACCACGCGTACGTCCAGACCCTCAACGAGCGGATCGTCGAGGCTGCGACCGACTTCGGCTGGGACGCTCGTCGGTTCGCGGCGGGCGACCTCGGCGTCGCCGAGCTGCTGCGCGTCACCGAGGGCGCGTCCGCCGTCGTGATCGCCGGGGGAGAGGACCTCGACCCCACGGTCTGGGGCGGCCGTCGCGGCTACGAGGGCGAGGGCCGTCACGACGAGGAGGCGGACGCCGGCCAGGTGGCCCTCGTGCGTCGTGCCCTCGTCCGGTCCACCCCGCTGCTCGGCATCTGCCGCGGGCACCAGGTGATCGACGTCGCGCTCGGCGGCACACTCGTGCCGCACCTCGACGACGACCACGGCACGCACCGCGGCTCGGGGCCCGTCGAGAGCCTGATGGTCGACCACGACGTCGAGCTCGTCCCCGGCAGCCGTGTCGCGCTGGCACTCGGCGACACGACGGCGCGGGTGCGCAGCGCCCATCACCAGGCGGTCGGCCGGGTCGGCGAGGGCCTGCGCGTCGTCGCCCGCACGGCTGACGGCGGGATCGAGGCCGTGGAGCACGAGACCGCCCCGATCACCGGCGTCCAGTGGCACCCGGAGGACCGCGGCGCCGACCGGACGCAGCTGCCGCTCCTCCTCTCCTTCCTCGCGGAGCAGGCAGCGGCCCTGTCCCGCGTCGCCTGA